In one Natronosalvus amylolyticus genomic region, the following are encoded:
- a CDS encoding glycosyltransferase family 4 protein has protein sequence MSESQQTKHSIDDQEDSFSSKEAPLESKTETESHIDTSKLEEDPANKAASLKILRVASDVYPDVMGGLSLHVHEMSRLQAEWGHDVTVLTSDHGDRNLPSKEERSGYELIRHREIASPLDNTIIPGIVQTIRRMADDYDVIHAHSHLFFSTNATAALSRTLDTPLVITNHGLISQTAPRWLQKAFIPTVAKFTLNAADEVLCYTETDKCRLRERGIDSSISIINNGIDCDRFSPEQSDESKKQILFVGRLKPGKGVQTLLTAFEQLTADFPEYSLKIVGNGPLLDDLVEMAHECNISTHIEFAGQIENNEIGEVYAESEVFVLPSLNEGVPRTVLEAMACEVPVVTSDLDQLIPIVNNAGFTVPSESPDKFQAAIKKLLNDAELQNEMGRVGRSRVKNHYSWNNTVSETLGIYKSLL, from the coding sequence ATGTCTGAAAGTCAACAAACCAAACACTCTATCGATGATCAAGAGGACTCTTTTAGTTCAAAAGAGGCCCCACTGGAATCCAAAACTGAGACCGAATCTCATATCGACACATCAAAGCTAGAAGAGGATCCGGCGAACAAAGCAGCCTCTCTAAAGATACTTCGAGTCGCAAGTGATGTTTATCCGGATGTAATGGGGGGCCTTAGCCTCCACGTCCACGAAATGTCACGGTTGCAGGCAGAATGGGGTCATGACGTGACCGTGTTGACGTCCGATCATGGTGATCGAAATCTTCCCTCAAAAGAGGAGCGATCGGGGTACGAACTAATTCGTCACCGAGAGATTGCCAGTCCCTTGGATAATACCATTATTCCTGGAATCGTCCAGACGATACGGAGGATGGCTGATGACTATGATGTCATTCACGCTCACTCGCACCTGTTCTTCTCAACAAACGCTACCGCCGCGTTGAGTCGAACGCTCGACACACCGTTGGTCATTACGAATCATGGGTTAATATCGCAGACAGCTCCGAGATGGCTACAGAAGGCCTTCATCCCAACGGTCGCAAAGTTCACCTTGAATGCTGCTGACGAGGTTTTATGTTATACTGAAACGGACAAATGTCGACTTCGGGAGCGAGGAATCGATAGTTCAATTTCGATAATCAATAATGGAATCGACTGCGACCGGTTTTCGCCTGAACAAAGTGATGAATCAAAAAAGCAGATTTTGTTTGTCGGGCGGCTTAAGCCCGGGAAGGGGGTCCAAACCCTTCTTACTGCATTTGAGCAGCTTACCGCCGATTTTCCGGAATACAGTCTGAAAATTGTCGGTAACGGACCTCTACTAGACGACTTAGTTGAGATGGCCCATGAGTGTAATATTTCAACCCACATCGAATTTGCAGGTCAGATTGAAAATAATGAAATTGGTGAAGTTTACGCTGAAAGTGAGGTGTTTGTGCTTCCGAGTTTAAATGAAGGGGTTCCGAGAACAGTCTTAGAAGCAATGGCATGTGAAGTTCCAGTTGTCACGTCTGATCTCGACCAATTAATTCCGATTGTTAATAATGCCGGCTTTACCGTTCCGAGTGAAAGCCCAGACAAATTTCAGGCCGCTATCAAGAAGTTATTAAATGATGCAGAGCTACAAAATGAAATGGGGCGTGTAGGGCGGTCGCGTGTCAAGAACCATTATTCTTGGAATAACACCGTGAGTGAGACTCTTGGGATCTACAAGAGTTTATTATAA
- a CDS encoding glycosyltransferase family 8 protein, which yields MNLPDPIRIVYTPDGEYWRHAFVSIMSILNNNKDLNIHVYIVSDEKSEKFYKHMNDFELEEAGFSINHLNFEKKNFPEFNTPKHFSDATYYRLFLDDILPSEVKKALYIDCDTIIRRDISTIRDVDLDGNIIAGVPHVKREGYKYDLPITADYINTGVLLIDIDAWREEEIGKECLTYIKENQTGFRLPIQNTINTVLQNNIQLIDPEYNYTYDWSKQLLSGGGQIDPRIVHFTTHRKPWKYHHSPEYGDEYIRYLDRSPFKAEYNDKKNYKYPVKKFRESSASDITYRMCDLIQTIIY from the coding sequence GTGAATTTACCCGACCCAATCAGAATCGTTTACACTCCTGATGGGGAATATTGGCGTCATGCTTTTGTTTCAATAATGTCAATTTTAAACAATAATAAAGATTTGAATATCCATGTGTACATTGTTTCTGACGAGAAGAGTGAGAAGTTTTACAAACATATGAATGATTTTGAGTTAGAAGAAGCGGGTTTTTCTATTAATCATTTAAATTTTGAGAAGAAAAATTTCCCAGAGTTCAATACTCCTAAGCATTTTTCTGATGCTACATATTACCGGCTTTTTCTCGATGATATCTTACCTAGCGAAGTTAAAAAGGCCCTATATATAGATTGCGACACTATCATCAGAAGAGATATTTCCACGATTCGCGACGTGGACTTGGACGGAAATATAATTGCTGGTGTGCCACATGTGAAAAGAGAGGGTTACAAGTATGATCTCCCAATTACGGCAGACTATATTAACACAGGTGTATTACTTATAGATATTGATGCGTGGAGGGAAGAAGAGATTGGTAAAGAGTGTTTGACCTATATTAAAGAGAATCAAACAGGTTTCAGGCTTCCCATCCAAAATACAATTAATACAGTTCTACAAAACAATATTCAACTTATTGATCCAGAGTATAATTATACCTATGATTGGTCCAAACAACTACTATCTGGAGGGGGGCAGATAGATCCACGGATAGTTCATTTCACAACACATAGGAAACCTTGGAAATACCATCATTCACCAGAGTATGGAGATGAGTATATCCGATACTTAGACCGCAGCCCTTTCAAAGCAGAATATAATGATAAAAAGAATTATAAATATCCAGTAAAGAAGTTTAGAGAGAGCAGCGCATCTGATATCACCTATAGAATGTGCGACCTCATTCAAACAATTATTTATTGA
- a CDS encoding glycosyltransferase family 2 protein, whose amino-acid sequence MSEKVSIIIPTYNRAKRLGNAIISVLSQTHTNYELIIIDDGSTDNTEELVGSFSDRKIVYEKHSKNKGVAEARNTGLDIASGEYICFLDSDDEWKSNKLEVQLKYTKSCNEDCIGSYTDVNIVRESALKEIASSLLLDPKQPDNQNALIVQQLKLNGFIHAGSTLLLKKSVCDKVGGFNTDLNRLEEVEFVIRCLDYGKLRFLDRKLVTLHDTGAADPEVEINSVYKFQIALSDIINQYEKQGYNIRSSQNVFLLSQYLALRDYNSAVKHLQNGKITNTTHIATILYGAYLGVSDLDFKVFDEI is encoded by the coding sequence ATGAGCGAGAAAGTCAGTATTATCATACCAACATATAACCGGGCAAAAAGATTAGGGAATGCGATAATTAGTGTATTATCACAAACACATACAAATTATGAACTCATAATTATTGATGATGGATCAACAGATAATACGGAAGAATTGGTCGGTTCTTTTTCGGATAGGAAGATAGTATATGAGAAACATTCAAAAAATAAGGGTGTTGCAGAAGCTAGAAATACTGGGCTTGATATTGCGTCTGGAGAATACATTTGTTTCCTTGACTCTGATGACGAGTGGAAAAGTAATAAATTAGAAGTACAATTAAAATATACTAAAAGTTGCAACGAAGATTGCATCGGCTCATACACCGACGTAAATATCGTAAGAGAATCGGCTTTAAAAGAGATAGCTAGCTCCCTACTTTTAGACCCGAAACAGCCAGATAATCAGAATGCGCTAATAGTTCAACAACTTAAATTAAATGGTTTTATTCATGCAGGGTCCACATTACTGCTGAAGAAATCTGTTTGTGACAAGGTAGGTGGATTTAATACAGATTTAAATAGACTCGAGGAGGTAGAATTTGTTATTAGATGCTTGGACTACGGTAAACTCAGGTTCTTAGATAGAAAGCTAGTAACTCTACATGATACCGGGGCTGCCGATCCAGAAGTGGAAATTAACTCAGTATACAAATTCCAGATTGCTCTTTCCGACATTATTAACCAATATGAAAAACAAGGCTATAATATACGTAGTTCACAGAATGTGTTTTTGCTGTCACAATATCTTGCATTGAGAGACTACAATAGTGCTGTGAAACATTTGCAAAATGGTAAAATAACAAATACAACGCATATTGCCACGATACTTTATGGAGCGTATCTAGGGGTCTCCGATTTAGATTTTAAAGTATTTGATGAGATTTGA
- a CDS encoding polysaccharide pyruvyl transferase family protein: protein MYSYKQIQKGINNPGSIKQEIIWKLKSHWKYHYAVNGAYWTGNVGDRAIAHSIKNHLSKEGKGVELFPKNIGATRSNVHILGGGGVLRDCRAAMNESDPEILKRRLDWVTSSKKSAILGVGVPGFKTTEAQELIETRLANVDLITVRDKWSQNKLRDYFDGEIHTTACPAFLLNDPKSPSTDATGVNFRPWPNYQPDVMSYHFDFDEGMDIPKSRQIYIKNAQRICGEIENPVFIPFAKEDEEFAKKYLDVKILPYKFSVQTTLERISGVNKMVSMRYHSLLFSAITDTPVLAIAYQPKVSFLAERIGIQSYEPDKEEFPITFESPENVNELKKKAKDNFDLLQDV from the coding sequence ATGTATTCATATAAACAAATCCAAAAAGGTATTAATAACCCAGGGTCTATTAAACAAGAAATAATATGGAAGTTAAAAAGTCATTGGAAATATCACTATGCTGTCAATGGGGCCTACTGGACAGGCAATGTTGGAGATCGAGCAATAGCCCATAGTATTAAAAATCATTTATCAAAAGAAGGGAAGGGTGTAGAACTATTCCCTAAAAATATTGGAGCGACTAGATCCAATGTGCATATTTTGGGTGGAGGTGGTGTGCTACGAGATTGCCGTGCAGCAATGAACGAAAGCGACCCAGAAATTTTGAAGCGCCGATTGGATTGGGTTACAAGTTCGAAAAAAAGTGCAATCTTGGGAGTAGGAGTTCCCGGGTTTAAGACAACTGAAGCGCAGGAACTCATAGAAACCCGATTAGCAAATGTTGATTTGATTACTGTGCGAGATAAATGGTCACAGAATAAACTCAGAGATTACTTTGATGGAGAAATACATACCACAGCATGCCCAGCCTTCCTATTGAATGACCCAAAGAGTCCATCAACAGATGCTACTGGAGTGAATTTTCGGCCTTGGCCAAATTATCAACCGGATGTAATGTCGTATCACTTTGATTTTGATGAAGGGATGGATATACCCAAATCAAGACAAATCTATATCAAAAATGCACAAAGAATTTGTGGCGAGATTGAAAATCCAGTATTTATTCCTTTTGCCAAAGAAGATGAAGAGTTTGCGAAAAAATACTTAGATGTGAAAATATTACCCTACAAATTTTCAGTTCAAACAACTTTAGAGCGAATCAGTGGTGTAAATAAGATGGTTTCAATGCGGTACCATTCATTACTGTTTAGTGCCATTACCGACACACCTGTTCTGGCTATAGCATATCAACCAAAAGTATCATTTTTAGCTGAGAGAATTGGTATCCAATCTTACGAGCCGGACAAGGAAGAATTTCCGATTACATTCGAATCTCCGGAGAATGTGAATGAGCTAAAAAAGAAAGCAAAAGATAATTTCGATTTATTGCAGGATGTATGA
- a CDS encoding glycosyltransferase translates to MYKNAATHVIVGRHEYDYNIPHREQRLANYLVHKQETEKVYWVYPDTVSKLCENVKDNGIREVKVPTQYLSFTVPEPLLDVFPFNHQVKNMICSKFGPFKSTKSILWYYSPHLTSLSQINGLWDKIIYDCSDDHTTIGWEQKEELSKTEYTRKSIGAKLKTRSENQLLERTDLNFVSSEHLHNKIGKKYSTTTYLEETGVDFDKFEKDGSSPILDKIGEPRLGFIGKLKKKVDMDLLNGVAKKNKSWNIILVGPKRNENVEYIFNNPNVYWFEPVNPEEVPLLMNSLDIGLMPYKDIKYNKSVFPLKFNEYLASGLPVVGCGLPSTRKYVQKGVYQHTNNSIRDFSKACSEVLSWEEGVKDRKEIAKHADWNSKFDRIYHRVTGCNY, encoded by the coding sequence ATGTATAAGAACGCAGCCACTCATGTTATTGTCGGAAGACATGAATATGATTATAATATCCCTCATAGAGAACAGCGATTGGCAAACTATCTAGTTCACAAGCAGGAAACAGAAAAAGTATATTGGGTTTATCCAGATACTGTATCCAAATTGTGTGAAAATGTAAAAGACAACGGAATAAGAGAGGTCAAAGTACCGACACAGTACCTATCATTCACTGTTCCCGAACCACTTTTAGATGTGTTTCCATTTAACCATCAAGTAAAAAACATGATTTGCAGTAAATTTGGACCGTTTAAATCTACAAAATCAATTTTATGGTATTACTCGCCACACCTAACATCCCTTTCTCAGATCAATGGTTTATGGGATAAAATTATTTACGATTGTAGCGATGATCACACAACGATCGGTTGGGAACAAAAAGAAGAGTTAAGCAAAACGGAATATACTAGGAAATCTATTGGAGCAAAGCTGAAAACTCGAAGTGAAAACCAGCTATTAGAGAGAACAGATTTGAATTTTGTATCGTCTGAACATCTTCACAATAAGATAGGAAAAAAATACAGTACAACAACATATTTAGAGGAGACTGGAGTCGACTTTGACAAATTTGAAAAAGACGGAAGTTCACCAATATTAGATAAAATAGGGGAACCACGTCTCGGATTTATAGGTAAATTAAAGAAAAAGGTGGATATGGATCTATTAAATGGGGTGGCGAAAAAGAACAAATCATGGAATATTATCCTTGTGGGTCCTAAAAGAAATGAAAATGTTGAATATATATTCAACAACCCAAACGTTTACTGGTTTGAACCAGTTAATCCAGAAGAAGTTCCGTTGTTGATGAATAGTCTAGATATTGGTTTAATGCCTTATAAAGATATTAAATATAATAAATCTGTATTTCCACTGAAATTTAATGAGTACTTAGCTTCTGGTTTGCCTGTTGTTGGTTGTGGGCTCCCCTCCACAAGAAAATACGTCCAAAAGGGAGTATACCAACATACAAATAATAGTATAAGAGATTTTTCGAAAGCGTGTTCTGAGGTATTATCATGGGAAGAAGGAGTGAAAGATAGAAAGGAAATAGCAAAACACGCAGATTGGAACTCCAAATTTGATCGAATTTACCATCGAGTAACCGGGTGTAACTACTAA
- a CDS encoding glycosyltransferase family 2 protein, which yields MSKVQEFQYTEITAQDVPFALGILGGEETSEGGPDIGTRAVKAGFQVLLTEDLGETLATDIRHHPNVTVVDPDTPDKGSRDQLISAAKERDLEGIVFWNGGSTLDFDVAKRVLKISGPFAISTDSLASPSSSGRLIGIPAYNESVGIGSVILRAQQYAEEVVIIDDGSSDDTVAIAKQTGATVIEHGTNQGKGRALQTFFAYARETEHDSFVVLDGDGQHLPEDIPAVIEPVENGKSDLVVGSRYLEDGTGEETPFHRRVGQQVLDYLTFGSSGTKLTDTQSGFRAFSPDAVDKLSIRTDGMGVESEMISTAQDADLEMEEVPIDVRYEGIDGQTLNPLHHGLGVATFLLKLIRDRHPLMFFGLPGVLIAGVGIVLGIDAVLLFNSQGTFAPGQTMVSLLLTVIGSLGVFCGLVLNRMSNMIRELKKETV from the coding sequence ATGAGTAAAGTCCAGGAATTTCAGTACACAGAAATTACTGCACAGGATGTTCCATTCGCTCTGGGCATTCTTGGGGGTGAAGAGACATCCGAAGGTGGTCCCGATATCGGAACTCGAGCAGTAAAGGCAGGGTTTCAGGTCCTTTTGACAGAGGATCTGGGTGAAACACTTGCGACGGATATTCGGCACCATCCGAATGTAACCGTGGTAGATCCAGATACCCCGGATAAAGGATCTCGAGACCAGTTGATTTCAGCGGCCAAAGAACGAGACCTCGAGGGGATCGTGTTTTGGAACGGGGGTTCTACACTCGATTTCGACGTCGCCAAACGCGTCCTCAAGATATCAGGTCCGTTTGCGATTTCGACTGATTCCCTGGCCAGTCCATCGAGCTCAGGTCGGTTGATCGGGATTCCCGCCTACAATGAATCAGTCGGAATTGGGAGCGTGATTTTGCGTGCCCAACAGTACGCCGAGGAAGTCGTTATTATTGATGACGGGAGTTCCGATGACACGGTTGCAATCGCCAAACAGACAGGGGCAACGGTTATCGAACACGGAACCAACCAGGGGAAGGGGCGGGCATTACAGACGTTTTTCGCATACGCCCGTGAGACTGAGCACGACTCGTTCGTCGTCCTCGATGGCGATGGTCAGCATTTGCCCGAAGACATTCCAGCAGTGATCGAACCTGTTGAGAACGGCAAGTCCGATCTCGTTGTCGGCAGTCGCTATCTCGAGGACGGAACCGGCGAAGAGACACCATTTCATCGGCGAGTCGGTCAGCAGGTATTAGATTACCTGACGTTTGGCTCGAGCGGGACCAAACTCACGGACACCCAGAGTGGCTTCCGTGCGTTTTCGCCGGATGCGGTTGATAAGTTGTCTATCCGAACTGATGGGATGGGTGTCGAAAGCGAGATGATTTCGACGGCTCAGGACGCAGATCTCGAGATGGAAGAAGTTCCCATCGATGTCCGCTATGAGGGAATCGATGGACAGACGCTGAATCCGTTACACCACGGACTGGGTGTCGCGACCTTCCTTTTGAAACTAATCCGGGATCGCCACCCCTTGATGTTCTTCGGATTACCCGGCGTGTTGATCGCAGGTGTGGGAATCGTCCTCGGGATCGATGCGGTGTTGCTCTTTAACAGCCAGGGCACATTTGCGCCAGGTCAGACGATGGTCAGTCTGTTGCTCACGGTGATCGGCAGCCTCGGCGTGTTCTGTGGGCTGGTGCTTAATCGAATGTCGAATATGATTCGAGAGTTGAAAAAGGAAACAGTATAA
- a CDS encoding IS4 family transposase — protein sequence MAKTIQHQTQSFPEQDLSRDWSQSPTIASDFYSLLDAVDSEFIADQFGIGTYTNTHDFANHLRVGIFVGINPSDSLAELAAKTGTHAQMEEMAASTFSRHTNDRDYRAVVRVFFELLHSPQLYHQRSVQRKRLEWLDRAVVALDKTNLALTRSVAVLSELYDGETVDEIKPGDRGLKFNLAARVDGHAKQPVGVSVTAGETREPTQFDDLQGDVDVFADLDSPIRVFDRGYLDYDRFCTLKEREEDFVCLLQADSRVDVLEQIQDIDITDEAGTRHVRDDVIELAETGETFRRIVFEDVDGEKIAYLTTLSPVDYDPVDVMNIYTLRTLIEILFRELKQYTNIESFHSQSVNGVLFELFCTLIGYVLVNWFRHCHPLRGGVPEAIRLIRTRWNQSRRAYG from the coding sequence ATGGCGAAAACAATTCAACACCAGACACAGTCATTTCCGGAACAAGATCTTAGCCGAGACTGGAGCCAGTCACCCACGATTGCGAGCGACTTTTACTCGCTGCTCGACGCAGTCGACAGCGAGTTCATCGCCGATCAGTTCGGAATTGGCACCTACACCAACACGCACGATTTCGCAAACCATCTCAGAGTCGGTATTTTCGTGGGCATAAACCCGTCTGACTCACTCGCTGAACTCGCTGCAAAGACCGGAACGCATGCACAGATGGAGGAGATGGCTGCCTCGACTTTCTCCCGGCATACGAACGACCGCGACTACCGCGCGGTCGTTCGTGTCTTCTTCGAACTGCTCCATTCACCCCAACTGTATCATCAACGCAGTGTTCAGCGAAAGCGCCTCGAATGGCTCGATCGAGCAGTCGTTGCTCTCGACAAAACAAATCTCGCACTCACCAGGTCAGTCGCTGTCCTGAGCGAATTGTATGATGGTGAGACCGTTGACGAGATCAAACCAGGTGACCGTGGTCTCAAATTCAACCTGGCCGCACGCGTGGACGGACACGCCAAGCAACCTGTTGGCGTGTCCGTCACAGCAGGCGAGACACGCGAACCAACACAGTTTGACGATCTCCAGGGCGATGTCGATGTCTTCGCAGACCTCGACTCTCCAATTCGCGTGTTCGATCGTGGCTATCTCGACTATGACCGCTTCTGTACGTTGAAAGAGCGCGAAGAGGACTTCGTGTGTTTGTTACAGGCGGATTCTCGGGTCGATGTCCTGGAGCAAATCCAGGACATCGACATCACTGACGAAGCAGGAACGCGCCACGTACGTGACGACGTGATTGAACTCGCCGAGACCGGTGAAACGTTTCGACGAATCGTGTTCGAGGACGTGGACGGAGAGAAGATCGCGTATCTGACGACGCTTTCTCCTGTGGATTATGATCCTGTGGACGTGATGAACATCTACACACTTCGGACACTCATCGAGATCCTATTTCGGGAGTTGAAGCAGTATACGAACATCGAGAGCTTCCATTCACAATCGGTGAACGGTGTCTTGTTCGAGTTATTTTGTACGTTGATTGGCTATGTGTTGGTCAACTGGTTCCGGCACTGCCACCCACTTCGGGGTGGCGTGCCGGAAGCGATCCGTCTGATCCGAACACGGTGGAATCAGTCGCGTCGGGCCTACGGATGA